Proteins found in one Nocardia brasiliensis ATCC 700358 genomic segment:
- a CDS encoding SAM-dependent methyltransferase, protein MRTDDDSWDIVTSVGATALGVAAVRAGESRRPDALFRDPYAEVLVDAVDPAAWARLSQGLGDADPAATRSYGLLADLIVARTCYFDDFFAAVVAAGIRQIVVVAAGLDARSYRLEWAGGSTVYELDQPKVLQFKASALAAQGIEPAVERREVPVDLRDDWPVALRDKGFDTAVPTAWLVEGLLRYLPADAQDRLLTAVTELSAPGSRVALNMTLAEAPDTVHSDDARARMRAAFDVDVDVGTLWYPAEGRSDPVAWFTEHGWSATRADPATVLAEHGRPVAADLAAHMRTHLLMTAIRP, encoded by the coding sequence ATGCGGACCGACGACGACAGCTGGGACATCGTGACGAGTGTCGGCGCGACGGCGCTCGGCGTCGCCGCCGTGCGCGCGGGCGAATCCCGGCGGCCGGACGCGCTGTTCCGTGATCCGTACGCCGAGGTACTGGTGGACGCGGTCGATCCGGCTGCCTGGGCCCGGCTGAGTCAGGGCCTCGGCGATGCCGATCCGGCCGCGACGCGTTCCTACGGGCTGCTCGCCGACCTCATCGTCGCGCGCACCTGCTACTTCGACGACTTCTTCGCCGCCGTGGTGGCCGCGGGCATCCGGCAGATCGTGGTCGTGGCCGCCGGGCTCGACGCCAGGTCCTACCGGCTCGAATGGGCCGGCGGCAGTACGGTGTACGAGCTGGACCAGCCGAAAGTGTTGCAGTTCAAGGCTTCCGCGTTGGCGGCGCAGGGCATCGAACCGGCGGTCGAGCGCCGCGAGGTCCCGGTGGATCTGCGCGACGACTGGCCTGTCGCCTTGCGGGACAAGGGTTTCGACACCGCCGTGCCAACGGCGTGGCTCGTCGAGGGGCTGCTGCGCTACCTGCCCGCCGACGCCCAGGACCGGCTGCTGACGGCTGTGACGGAACTCAGCGCGCCGGGCAGCCGGGTCGCGCTCAACATGACCTTGGCCGAAGCGCCCGACACGGTGCACAGCGACGACGCCCGAGCGCGGATGCGGGCCGCGTTCGACGTCGATGTCGACGTGGGCACGCTGTGGTATCCGGCCGAGGGCCGCAGCGATCCGGTCGCCTGGTTCACCGAACACGGCTGGTCCGCCACGCGGGCCGACCCGGCGACCGTGCTCGCCGAGCACGGACGCCCGGTCGCCGCCGACCTTGCCGCGCACATGAGAACCCATCTACTGATGACCGCCATCCGACCCTGA
- a CDS encoding acetylornithine transaminase, with protein MSKDQEFQQRWSAAMMNNYGTPKLTLVRGAGAVVYDADGNRYVDFLGGIAVNSLGHAHPAILAAVTQQLGTLGHVSNIYANEPVIELAERLLAHFGDGATDDGHAGRAFFCNSGTEANEAAFKIARLTGRSKIVACEEAFHGRTMGALALTGQAAKRTPFEPMPAGVVHVPYGDAAALEAAVDDDTAAVFLEPMMGESGVVVPPFDYLAKAREITARNGALLILDEVQTGIGRTGKFYAHQAVGIVPDVITLAKGLGGGLPIGAVLATGRAAELLTPGLHGTTFGGNPVCAAAALAVLRTIDEKGLLAHVESVGKRLSDGIELLEHPLIDQVRGAGLLLGIVLTDAISAQVEARARAAGYLVNPAKPDVIRLAPPLILTETQADNFVADLPGILDAATQDAKEAAAQ; from the coding sequence ATGAGCAAAGACCAGGAATTCCAACAGCGGTGGTCCGCCGCGATGATGAACAACTACGGCACCCCGAAGCTGACGCTGGTGCGTGGCGCGGGTGCGGTGGTCTACGACGCGGACGGTAACCGCTATGTCGATTTCCTCGGCGGCATCGCGGTCAACAGTCTCGGCCACGCCCATCCGGCGATCCTCGCCGCGGTCACCCAGCAGCTGGGCACGCTCGGCCATGTCTCGAATATCTATGCGAACGAGCCGGTCATCGAATTGGCGGAACGGTTGCTCGCGCATTTCGGCGACGGCGCCACCGACGACGGGCATGCCGGACGCGCGTTCTTCTGCAATTCGGGGACCGAGGCGAACGAGGCGGCGTTCAAGATCGCGCGGCTGACCGGCCGGTCCAAGATCGTCGCCTGCGAGGAGGCGTTCCACGGCCGCACCATGGGCGCGCTCGCGCTCACCGGGCAGGCGGCCAAGCGCACGCCGTTCGAGCCGATGCCCGCGGGCGTGGTGCACGTGCCCTACGGTGACGCCGCCGCGCTCGAGGCCGCGGTCGACGACGACACCGCCGCGGTGTTCCTCGAGCCGATGATGGGGGAGAGCGGCGTGGTGGTGCCGCCGTTCGACTACCTCGCCAAGGCGCGGGAGATCACCGCGCGCAACGGCGCGCTGCTCATCCTCGACGAGGTGCAGACCGGCATCGGCCGGACCGGAAAGTTCTACGCGCACCAGGCCGTCGGCATCGTGCCCGACGTGATCACGCTGGCGAAGGGACTCGGCGGCGGACTGCCGATCGGCGCGGTGCTGGCCACCGGCCGGGCGGCCGAGCTGCTCACCCCGGGCTTGCACGGCACCACCTTCGGCGGCAACCCGGTCTGCGCGGCGGCCGCGCTCGCGGTGTTGCGCACCATCGATGAGAAGGGTCTGCTCGCGCACGTCGAGTCGGTCGGCAAGCGGCTCAGCGACGGCATCGAACTGCTGGAACATCCGCTGATCGATCAGGTGCGTGGTGCGGGACTGCTGCTCGGCATCGTGCTCACCGATGCGATCTCGGCGCAGGTCGAGGCGCGGGCGCGGGCGGCGGGCTATCTGGTGAATCCGGCCAAGCCCGACGTCATCCGGCTCGCCCCGCCGCTGATCCTGACCGAAACCCAAGCCGACAACTTCGTCGCCGATCTGCCCGGGATCCTCGACGCCGCCACCCAAGACGCAAAGGAGGCTGCGGCGCAATGA
- a CDS encoding arginine repressor, whose amino-acid sequence MTGPEIARTRAGRQSRIVELLTAHAVRSQTELAALLSAEGIETTQATLSRDLDELGAVKLRAADGGAGVYVVPEDGSPIRGVTGGTDRLAKLLGDLLVSTDHSGNIAVLRTPPGAAHYLASALDRAALPYIVGTIAGDDTIAVIAREPFTGAELAAKIEEIA is encoded by the coding sequence GTGACCGGTCCGGAGATCGCGCGGACCCGCGCCGGGCGCCAGTCGCGCATCGTCGAGCTGCTGACCGCGCACGCGGTCCGCAGCCAGACCGAACTGGCCGCGCTGCTCTCCGCCGAGGGCATCGAGACCACCCAGGCCACGCTCTCGCGGGATCTGGACGAACTGGGCGCGGTCAAGCTGCGCGCGGCCGACGGCGGCGCGGGCGTCTACGTGGTGCCCGAGGACGGCAGCCCCATCCGCGGGGTCACCGGCGGCACCGACCGGCTGGCGAAGCTGCTCGGCGATCTGCTGGTCTCCACCGACCACAGCGGCAACATCGCGGTGCTGCGCACCCCGCCGGGCGCGGCGCACTACCTGGCCAGCGCGCTGGACCGGGCGGCGCTGCCCTACATCGTCGGCACCATCGCGGGTGACGACACCATCGCCGTCATCGCCCGCGAGCCGTTCACCGGCGCCGAACTGGCGGCGAAGATCGAGGAGATCGCCTGA
- the argF gene encoding ornithine carbamoyltransferase, translating to MTSTAAGTSAPIRHFLRDDDVSPAEQAEILALAAELKHAPFSQRPLEGPRGVGVIFEKNSTRTRFSFEVGIAQLGGHAVVVDGRDTQLGREETLGDTGRVLSRYVDAIVWRTFEQVRLDEMAATATVPVVNALSNEFHPCQVLADLQTLVERKGNLVGRTLAYFGDGANNMAHSLLLGGVTAGLNVTIAAPTGFEPLPWIVEAARKRAAETGATITLTDDPQAAADGADALVTDAWTSMGQENDGLDRVGPFRPFQVNSALLGRADADAVVLHCLPAHRGEEVTDEVLDGPHSVVWDEAENRLHAQKALLVWLLAKRSDGGA from the coding sequence ATGACTTCCACAGCTGCGGGGACCTCGGCCCCGATCCGGCACTTTCTCCGTGACGACGACGTGAGCCCGGCCGAGCAGGCCGAAATCCTCGCCCTCGCCGCCGAACTCAAGCACGCGCCGTTCTCGCAACGGCCGCTGGAGGGGCCGCGCGGGGTCGGGGTGATCTTCGAGAAGAACTCCACCCGCACCCGGTTCTCGTTCGAGGTGGGCATCGCTCAGCTCGGCGGGCACGCGGTGGTGGTGGACGGGCGCGACACCCAGCTCGGCCGCGAGGAGACGCTCGGCGACACCGGCCGGGTGCTGTCCCGCTATGTCGACGCGATCGTCTGGCGCACCTTCGAACAGGTCCGGCTGGACGAAATGGCCGCGACCGCAACGGTTCCGGTGGTGAACGCGCTGTCCAACGAATTCCACCCCTGCCAGGTGCTCGCCGATCTGCAGACCCTGGTCGAGCGCAAGGGCAACCTGGTGGGCCGCACTCTCGCCTACTTCGGTGACGGCGCGAACAACATGGCGCACTCGCTGCTGCTCGGCGGCGTCACCGCCGGATTGAACGTCACCATCGCGGCGCCCACCGGGTTCGAACCGCTGCCGTGGATCGTGGAGGCGGCGCGCAAGCGGGCCGCCGAGACCGGCGCCACCATCACGCTCACCGACGATCCGCAGGCGGCGGCCGACGGCGCGGACGCGCTGGTCACCGACGCCTGGACCTCGATGGGACAGGAGAACGACGGGCTCGACCGCGTCGGTCCGTTCCGGCCGTTCCAGGTGAACTCGGCGTTGCTCGGGCGCGCCGACGCCGATGCCGTGGTGCTGCACTGCCTGCCCGCGCATCGGGGCGAGGAGGTCACCGACGAGGTGCTCGACGGTCCGCACAGCGTGGTGTGGGACGAGGCCGAGAACCGGCTGCACGCGCAGAAGGCGCTGCTGGTCTGGTTGCTGGCCAAGCGAAGTGACGGTGGGGCGTGA
- a CDS encoding argininosuccinate synthase, producing MSERVVLAYSGGLDTSVAISWIGKETGAEVVAVAIDLGQGGEDMNVVRQRALDCGAVEAIVVDARDEFADEYCLPTIQANAMYMGQYPLVSAISRPLIVKHLVEAAKFHGASTVAHGCTGKGNDQVRFEVGIGALAPDLNVIAPVRDYAWTREKAIAFAEENALPINVTKKSPFSIDQNVWGRAVETGFLEDLWNAPTKDVYDYTADPTVNFEAPDELIVSFERGVPVAIDGRPVSVLEAIVELNHRAGRQGVGRLDMVEDRLVGIKSREIYEAPGAIALITAHQALENVTIERELGRYKRQVEQRWGELAYDGLWFSPLKRALDAFIGDTQQAVTGDIRMVLHGGSAVVNGRRSDQSLYDFNLATYDEGDTFDQSLAKGFVQIHGLSSKVAARRDLNQK from the coding sequence ATGTCCGAACGCGTCGTACTCGCCTACTCCGGTGGGCTGGACACCTCCGTCGCGATCAGCTGGATCGGCAAGGAGACCGGCGCCGAGGTGGTGGCCGTGGCCATCGACCTGGGCCAGGGTGGCGAGGACATGAACGTGGTGCGCCAACGAGCGCTCGACTGCGGTGCGGTCGAGGCCATCGTGGTGGACGCCCGCGACGAGTTCGCCGACGAGTACTGCCTGCCCACCATCCAGGCCAACGCGATGTACATGGGGCAGTACCCGCTGGTCTCCGCGATCAGCCGGCCGCTCATCGTCAAGCACCTGGTGGAAGCGGCCAAGTTCCACGGCGCGAGCACCGTCGCGCACGGCTGCACCGGCAAGGGCAACGACCAGGTCCGCTTCGAGGTCGGCATCGGCGCGCTCGCGCCCGACCTGAACGTGATCGCCCCGGTTCGCGACTACGCCTGGACCCGGGAGAAGGCCATCGCCTTCGCCGAGGAGAACGCGCTGCCGATCAACGTCACCAAGAAGTCGCCTTTCTCGATCGACCAGAACGTGTGGGGCCGGGCCGTCGAGACCGGCTTCCTCGAAGATCTGTGGAACGCGCCGACCAAGGACGTCTACGACTACACCGCCGACCCGACCGTCAACTTCGAGGCGCCGGACGAGCTGATCGTGTCCTTCGAACGCGGTGTGCCGGTCGCCATCGACGGCCGTCCGGTCAGCGTGCTCGAAGCCATCGTCGAGCTGAACCACCGGGCCGGACGGCAGGGTGTCGGCCGGCTCGACATGGTCGAGGACCGGCTCGTCGGCATCAAGAGCCGCGAGATCTACGAGGCCCCCGGCGCGATCGCGCTGATCACCGCGCACCAGGCGCTGGAGAACGTCACCATCGAGCGTGAGCTGGGCCGGTACAAGCGCCAGGTCGAGCAGCGCTGGGGCGAGCTGGCCTACGACGGCCTCTGGTTCTCCCCGCTGAAGCGGGCGCTGGACGCCTTCATCGGCGACACCCAGCAGGCCGTCACCGGTGATATCCGGATGGTGCTGCACGGCGGCAGCGCGGTGGTCAACGGCCGTCGCTCGGACCAGTCGCTGTACGACTTCAACCTGGCCACCTACGACGAGGGTGACACCTTCGACCAGTCGCTGGCCAAGGGCTTCGTGCAGATCCACGGCCTGTCCTCCAAGGTCGCCGCGCGCCGGGACCTGAACCAGAAGTAG
- the argH gene encoding argininosuccinate lyase has protein sequence MTQSGSTNTGALWGGRFASGPAEAMAALSKSTQFDWVLAPYDVRASKAHARVLHKAGLLSESDLAGMLAGLDQLAADVDSGAFGPADSDEDVHGALERGLIERVGAELGGRLRAGRSRNDQVATLFRMWLRDAVRRVAAGLLDVVDALVTQAGAHPDAVMPGKTHLQAAQPVLLAHHLLAHAHPLLRDIDRLRDFDKRAAVSPYGSGALAGSSLGLDPEAIAAELDFDAAAANSIDATSSRDFAAEAAFVLAMIGVDLSRMAEEVILWSTPEFGYITLADAWSTGSSIMPQKKNPDVSELTRGKAGRLIGNLTGLLATLKAQPLAYNRDLQEDKEPLFDSVAQLELLLPAIAGLVSTLTFHTERMAELAPAGFTLATDIAEWLVRRGVPFRVAHEAAGACVRAAEARGVGLDELTDAEFAAIDPALTPQVREVLTVEGSIASRNARGGTAGPQVTRQLDDIRTATGEVRDWLR, from the coding sequence ATGACGCAGAGCGGCAGCACGAACACCGGTGCGCTCTGGGGCGGGCGATTCGCGTCCGGACCGGCCGAGGCGATGGCCGCGCTGAGCAAGTCGACACAGTTCGACTGGGTCTTGGCGCCGTACGACGTTCGCGCGTCCAAGGCGCACGCCCGCGTGCTGCACAAGGCCGGGCTGCTGTCCGAGAGCGACCTCGCCGGGATGCTGGCCGGGCTGGATCAGCTTGCCGCGGACGTGGATTCGGGCGCGTTCGGCCCCGCCGACTCGGACGAGGACGTGCACGGCGCCCTGGAACGCGGGCTGATCGAACGGGTCGGCGCCGAACTCGGCGGCCGGTTGCGGGCCGGGCGATCCCGCAACGACCAGGTGGCCACGCTGTTCCGGATGTGGTTGCGCGACGCGGTCCGCCGGGTCGCGGCCGGACTGCTCGACGTCGTCGACGCGCTGGTGACGCAGGCCGGCGCGCACCCGGACGCGGTGATGCCGGGCAAGACGCACCTGCAAGCCGCACAGCCGGTGCTGCTCGCGCATCACCTGCTCGCACACGCTCATCCGCTGCTGCGTGATATCGATCGGCTGCGCGACTTCGACAAGCGGGCCGCGGTGTCGCCGTACGGTTCCGGCGCGCTGGCCGGCTCCTCGCTCGGGCTCGATCCCGAGGCGATCGCCGCCGAACTGGATTTCGATGCGGCGGCGGCCAATTCGATCGACGCCACGTCCTCGCGCGATTTCGCCGCCGAGGCCGCGTTCGTGCTCGCCATGATCGGCGTCGACCTCAGCCGTATGGCCGAAGAGGTGATCCTGTGGAGCACACCGGAATTCGGGTACATCACGCTGGCCGACGCCTGGTCCACCGGTTCCTCGATCATGCCGCAGAAGAAGAACCCGGACGTCTCCGAGCTCACCAGGGGCAAGGCGGGCCGGCTCATCGGGAACCTCACCGGCCTGCTGGCCACGCTGAAAGCGCAACCGCTGGCCTACAACCGGGATCTGCAGGAGGACAAGGAACCCCTGTTCGATTCGGTGGCGCAGCTGGAACTGCTGCTCCCGGCCATTGCGGGCCTGGTCTCGACCCTCACCTTCCACACCGAGCGGATGGCCGAACTCGCCCCCGCCGGTTTCACCCTCGCCACCGATATCGCCGAATGGCTGGTCCGGCGAGGTGTTCCGTTCCGAGTCGCGCACGAGGCGGCCGGTGCCTGCGTGCGTGCCGCGGAAGCGCGCGGCGTGGGACTCGACGAACTCACCGACGCGGAATTCGCCGCCATCGACCCCGCCCTCACCCCCCAGGTCCGCGAAGTACTCACCGTCGAGGGCTCCATCGCCTCCCGCAACGCCCGCGGCGGCACCGCGGGCCCCCAGGTCACCCGCCAACTCGACGACATCCGCACGGCCACCGGGGAAGTCCGCGACTGGCTGCGCTGA